The sequence GAAACAGAAAGGCGTGAAAACAGGAATGCGGCTTGACCAGGCCATGTTCTTATGCCCCGACTTAGTACCAATAGAGACACACCCAAATCGGTATCGGGAATATCATACCAAGATTATTGCCGTTCTGCGTACGTTTTCAGACGATGTGGTTCCAAAAAGTATTGACGAAGCAGTCGTTGATCTGACGAGTTACCAACTGGTTTATAAAGACATGCAACTGGTGGCACGAAACATCAAGCAGGCGATTCGGGAGAAAGTGGGCGATTATCTGCAATGTTCTATTGGGATTGCGCCTAATGTATTTTTGGCAAAACTGGCATCAGATATCCAAAAACCAGATGGCTTAACCATCATTACGCCAGATACGATCGACAACGTGCTACAAACGCTTTCTCTGACTGATCTGCCCGGCATTGGGCACCGCATGGCCGCACGGTTACAGGCAGGAGGAGTATATACTCCGCTCGACCTCCGTTATGCCTCCCCAGATCACCTGAAGGCTATCTGTAAAAGTATTATTGGCTGGCACTGGCATTTGCGTCTAAACTTTGGCGGAGAGGTCGATTTACAAACGAACGACGCCAACAAAAGCATGTCTGCCATGCGAACGATTTCGGCTGAACAGCGGCACACCCCAGAACGATTAGACGAATTACTTCAGTCGCTCTGTCTTACACTCGAACGAAGGATGGTGAAGCAGGGCGTATTTTGCCAGGATATGTCATTCTCATGCCGATACCATACAGGCAAGACCTTTAACTACGAAGCTCATTTTCCCGAACCAAAACAGGATGGTATCGAACTTTATCAGATTATTAGGGAGCGATTGGATAAGTTTCAGGCAGCTCATCGTTGTGAACCCGTTTTAAACGAACTCCTGCGAACCATGTGCGTGGTTGTTTTCCGGTTCATACCAACCGAAGTAGTACCACTTAGCCTGTTTACTGATACGACTCGTAAGAATAAATTTCGGCAAACACTCTATGATCTGAAAACAAAGTTCGGCCCCGATAAGCTCGTTCGCGCTACGGAGCTTCGGGAGAATCCTGTTTATAGAGATGTAATTGGATTTGGGAATATTAAGGATTTATAACCTGTTTTGAGCACAATCTATTGTCATTGTACAACTCAGGGCTGCTTGTAACAGAAAACTATAATCAGGCATTTCAATAAGTTATCGCGACGATGTTGTCAGTTAGCTAATTCACTATTTCGGTTGGCGCATACCCATAACGTTTTCTAAAGGCGTAGCCAAAATGGGATAGATTCTCAAAGCCGGCCTCCAGATAAACCTCGGAAGGTTTTCGCTTCTTTTCCCGGATCTGATAATGAGCGAGTTCCAATCGCTTATCCATAAGCCATTTTTGTGGCGTAGTCTGAAATACTTTTTTAAAATCCCGCTTAAATGTGGTCAAGCTGCGGCCAGTCAGGTAACCGAACTTATCCATCGACATGTTGAACATGTAGTTCTGCTCCATGAAATCAACCAGACTTAGCTTGCCGGGCTCATCAAAGTTAGCCAGCAAATGGTCGATATTGGGATCGATCGTCCTAAGTATAGTAATGGCTTCATCTATTTTTATGGCAGCAATCGTATCCGGCAATGATTCTTTCAGCTCAAAATAGGGAATCAAGGAGGCTAGACAGCTTTTTAGAAGCGGATGCTGGTCAAATGTGTGGAATTTCGGAGGCTGCATCTGTTTAACGTCAACCTTATTTTTAGCATAAAACCCGGTTAATCGACTTTTAGTCAGATGCATTACTACGGATTGGTGCGGCAAACCGTCTTTAGGATAATTGATTACCGTCACGAGCTGATTACGGGGAAATAATAAGATATCGCCAGCACCGAACCAATGAACCTTATCCCCTTGCACGATCTTGGTTTCTCCTGAAATAAACCAGACCAGCAAATGATGCTCGAACAGCACGTCGGCTTTATAAAACTTGTCATCGAAGGATGATAGCTTCAGGTCAGGATGGATATAGTAGGCTTGATATCCCACGATTTTTAAAGGCTATGATACAAAACAAACTCGTTGTGAAATCTGACCGTCATACAAATGGCAAACCCATCGACCAGGTAAAAAGGTAGAGTCTTAAGCGCTACCTTTTTACCCGTTTTAACCCATCGATAGGCACAAAACAGATCTTACTCCGTTACAAACGAAACGCCTGTTAACTCTTCACTCAACGTCCACAATCGTTTCGCATTTTCCGCATCGATTGAATAAGGTTTTACACCGCGAAGTGTTAGCGGGTCATCATAGTGATGATCAATGTTTCCCAGATCTAATTCGGCCACATCAGCATTTTCACAATACACACCGCCCAAATTAGCCAGTTGCGGGCTGGTTGCGCACCAGACAGTTGTTGCGGCACCCTGTGGAATTGTCTTTAGTTTCTGTGCAACCTCAGGAAACAGATTACCTTCGTTATCATGAGTGCCCATTTGTTGAAATAATTCCATGGGAGCAACCCGCCCTAGATCAGTTCCATTAACGGACCCCGGATGAAGCGAAAAGGCACGAACACCAAACGCTTTTGCCCGCGAATCCAGTTCTACAGCAAAAAGATTATTTGCTGTTTTAGACTGGCCATAGCCTACCAGGGTTTCATAGGTCCGGTGTTCAAAATTGGGGTCTTCAAAGTTAAATGGAGCCATCTGATGACCAAAAGAAGAGACACTAATTACTCGGGCATCGCCCGATTTTTTTAGAGCTGGCCAAAGCCTTGCCGTGAGTTGAAAATGTCCCAGATGATTCGTGGCGAGTTGAGATTCATATCCCCGTGCATCACGCTGGAGCGGTACCCACATTATACCCGCATTGTTGACTAATATATGCAGTGGACTGTTGGTACTGAGGAATTTTTTAGCAAATGCATCAATAGAAACCGAATCCATCAAATCCATCGGCTCGATAAGAATGTTCTGGATGCCTTCCAGATTTTTTGCCGCCTTGTTAACGTCACGAGCGGGCACCACAACGTTAGCTCCTGCTTCGACAAAGGTTTTAACCGTTTCTAACCCTATTCCCGCATAGCCACCGGTTACGATGGCCGTTTTTCCACTAAGGTCAATTCCTTTAATAACGTCATCGGTGGTGGAAGTGGCTGTAAAACCCGAATGGATTGGCTTCTGCTGAGCCCCGTTGGCATAATCTACGCTTATTTCTTGTTCCATGATTTAAGAGATAAATGGTTGGAACAAAAGTAGGCCGATCGGATTTTGACGGTTTTGTTTTAAAGGCCTTATTTATTTGTTTTAAAGACCATCAGGCATACCAGCCACATTATTTGGTTGGGGAGGAGCAGGTATCCAGGAAATTATCGCTCGTTTTGTCTTAGGCCTTTTGCTCAGAAGCGTTCATTCAGCTTCCAAACCCGCACGGCTGTCGCACAATCCAAATTGCTCTTCAGCCTAAATCTGAGCGTACGTGTTTATGGATTCCAGTTAAACGTCTCCCACCGATTTTGGGCGAACCCTTTCCAGTCGAAAAAGTCGTTGTGCAATGACCACACGGGTTTAGAAAGCAAGCAAAACTAATTCAGTACACCCATGCGTCCAGCCTGAAAGTCATTAAATGCTTCTAGTAGCTCTTCCCTGCTATTCATTACAAAAGGGCCATAAGCCGCCAGAGGCTCATGAATTGGCTCACCAGCCAGGATGAGTAATTTGGCATCTGTCGTGGTCGAAAGCGTAATCGACTCGCCATCGTGATTCATTAAAGCAATCTGTCCACGTTGAAGTGATTCACCGTTCAGAGCTGTCGATCCACTTAAGACATAAACCATCAGCGTATAATCCGTAGGCACCTGGATAGTTTCTGACTGGCCCGCCGATAATGATAAGTCAGCAAGAATCACCGGACTAAAAGTCTGAGCTGGTCCTTTCAAGCCCGACAGTTCACCGGCAATTACCCGAAGTTGTCCACCGTTAGCCAGTGTTGCCGTCGGAATTCTTGATGATGCAATGTCCTGATAGCGGGGTGGCCTCATTTTATCTTTAGCTTGCAGATTAACCCACAATTGTACGAAATCCAGCTGACCGCCCTGACGCGAAAATTCTTTCTCGTGTTTTTCTTCATGGATAATGCCCGACGCAGCTGTCATCCATTGTACATCACCGGCAAAGATTTTACCATGGTTACCAGCCGAATCACGGTGTTCCAAAGCACCTTTATAAACAATTGTCACTGTTTCAAAACCCCGATGCGGATGTTCATCAACCCCTTTCGGTTTATTGGAAGGTTGTACGGTCATTGGCCCATGGTGGTCTAGAAGCAAAAATGGATTAAATGGTCTGGACCCTTGTGGATGAAATGCATTTAAGCCAATAAAGCCATCACCAACATTGTTTGGGGTAGCCGTATGCATTGCCGAAATAGTGCGTTGTGTTGCCATAATTGATGTATATACATTTAATACATCAACATTGTTCCACATCAACAAGTTCATGAAAGCAGTTGCTCCTTTGGGCACAGGAAGGTTGTACGTCCACCAACAACGATTCGCTCGATTCGTGTACCACATCGAGGACAAAACTTATGAGCCTCTACGTCATCGTAAGGTGAGTCGTCCCATTCGCGAACGTGAATTAGAAAGCTACTGGGAAAATCACGGTATGTTGCCTCACTGCGAATCGCTGTTTCCAGAACAAGGCGAGTTGCGGCATGAATCTGGCTAAGCTGTTCGTCAGTGAGCGAGTCTGCATGTTGTTCGGGATGAACAAATGCCTGAAAAAGAACCTCATCTACAATCCAGTTGCCAAGGCCAGCCACTACACTTTGATCAAGAAGCACGGGTTTAATTTGCGCTTTTTTGCGTTTAACTCGTTCTGAAAGTTCGGCCAACGTGATGTCTAGACCATCTTTGCCAATTTTTTTACGTTGCAGAAAGGCGTCAATATTGTCTATCAAGCCAACACGCTCAAACTTTCGAGGACAAAGAAAGCCCAGATTAAAATTAGTTTCGAACTCAAATACGATTCGGGCAAAGCGCGGACGGTCAAGTGAAGCATGATAATATTGCAGATCGCCAGTCATGCCAAAGTGCATGTGAACGATGATATTAGAGTCGTCTGTCAGAACGAACAAATTTTTACCGATCCGACGTGTACCGGTAAATGATCGACCTTCAAGTGTACTGATTAATGTGTTATAATCAGTAGTAAGTAGCTTTTTATCCTCAACCTCGATATGATTAATTGGTTGATAAAGCGAAGATGTTTCAAGATATTGACGTCGAATTTCAACTTCGGGTAGTTCAGGCATGGGGAGATAACCAATTGTTGTTGGTAGTTGTTATGGTTGTATTGCCCACTGTATTTTCTTACTATACGGCATTTTATATAGGCTACTAAAATTATTTATTATTTGGTTTAACAAATTGATAGTCACAATACATTACCTTTGTTCGGCATATACTTAAAAAAAACTTTTTTGGACATAAATGAGTTATTTGATGCAATATGCCAGTATCGGAGGGCGTTCCAAATTCATGTCGCGCTTTAAACGAGTTCTTCTATAACAAAAAATATACGATTCTTAGCCCAACACTACACTCAGATGTAACAACCTCTACACAACCGCGCAAGCGGCTTTTTTTAGTCTGTGCATGTTAAACCGTTAAACTGAAAATTTGCTATGGAGAACAATCCCCCAAGGTCAAAGACAAATGGTGCCTTATTGGCGGCCCTGATTATAATGACAGGTTTAGCTGGTGTATCCAGTTATCTGTATTTTGACCAGAAGAAAGTTTCAGAGAATCAGGAAGTAACTATCTCAGAGCGAGTTGAGGAGCTGTCAACCACTCGTGTTAAGCTGGATTCAATTTCGACAGCTTTGGATGCTAAAATTGCCGAAGTACAAAAATTAGGTGGCGACGTATCGGAGCTGGAAAAAGTGAAGGCTCAACTGGAAGTAGATAAAGCTTCTCTGCGGAAAGGCAATCGTATTTCGATCGCTAAGTATGAAAGTAAAATCAAACAGTACGAAGCGTTTCTGGTGGAGAAAGACACTCTCATTGCTAACCTCCAGAAGGAAAATGTAACCTTGGCAACCAATGTTAAGGTTCTGGATGAAGAAAACACCGGTCTTAAAACAGAGAAGCAACGTCTGACAGACTCTGTCACAACGGTTGTATCGCAGAATCAGGAGCTAAGTACCAAGGTGACCCGTGCGGCAGCATTAAAGGCTCAGAACGTTAAAGTTTTTTCTGTTAACGCAAAAGGTAAGGTTAAAGAGGATGATGCTTACAAAGCAAAACGTCTGGACAAAATCAAGCTAGTTTATACGTTGCTCGATAACCCACTCACGAAGGAAGAACCAAAAGAAGTTTTTGTTCGCGTACTTGACCCAAGTGGTGCTGTAGTGTCTGATATGGCCAATGGTTCTGGCACCTTTACTGTTGATGGCAACGAAACGATCTACACGACCAAGCAAACAGTGAATTATACCAGCAATGGTCAAAACGTCGAGTTATTGTATACGCGGGGAATTCCTTACAAGCCCGGTAAATACACTATTGAATTGTACTCAGAAGGGTTCCGGATAGGAGCTGGCGAGTTCGCAGTTCGGTAGATAAAAGCCATTTTAAACGAATTAAAAGCGCGGCACCCAACGGTGTCGCGCTTTTTACTTTTTATAACCTGTAAAAAACATTGACTCCTGTGGATTCTGTTGCATGGATATCCGTAATACTTTACCCTGTTTCTCCATGCCATTATTCGTAAAAATACGATCGGTTTGAAACGACCCAATGCTTGAATCAGCCATTCGTAGCTGAACCACATCGGCCTGGCGACTTAATCTGACATTCGATAGCTGCCGAACTTCTTTAGCCGGAAAGAATTTTGTATAAAGCAACGTAACTGTACTATCTGATTCAGCTTTTAATTCAGCAGTTGGCATTTGATCGGTCGGAACAGCTACACACGATGGATCAAGAAAAAAGTTTGTCTGGTAGCTGCCGGTCACTTCACATGCTAACGACGATGCGCTTGGCTGAATATCATTTTCATGCTGGCAAGCCGTCATAGACCCTAACAAAGCAAAGAAAAGGAGTTGTCTGTTCATCGGCTGGTGTCCTTTTTTTCTATAGACTCCATTGAAACTGAAAGGGTTGCGTCTTCACCTATTTTTTTCTTCACTTTCTACTTCAACAGCATCAACCCAAACTTTCATATCATTGAGCGTCATGGCTCCAAACTGAGTTGTAAAAGCAACATCAGCGGCATCTCGCCCATAGGCTACCGTAATTCGATTGCCACGCGGTTGATCCTGGGTAGCATCGAACGTAAACCAGCGCCCATCAACGTACGCTTCAAACCAGGCATGCAGATCCATTGGGTCTAACTGGTAAAGATAACCAACTACCATACGGGCCGGAATATTGAGTGACCGACAAAGCGAGATACCTAAATGTGTAAAATCCCGGCAGACACCAATGCGCTTATTGGCGGTATCAACTGCCGATGTGCTGGCGTCACTAGTTCCATATTGATACACTATGTTCGTATGAATCCACCGCCGAATAGCCTCGGCCTGATCATAACCGGGCTCACTATTGCTCGTGATCTCAGTTGCCAGGTCACCTAACTGGTCTGACTGGCAGTAACGACTAGGTAAAGTATAATGCAACACATCATCTGGCAAGTCTTCAACCGGGGTATAAGGTGCCCCAATCGAAACATCAATAATATCAGCCGTTTGGACGGTTGCCGAAAAGTGAATAGAAAATGGCCCCTGTGGTGCAACAACACGCTGACATAAATTACCATACATGTCAGTAAATTCAGTAACATTGACAGCAGGTGTAATTTGATATTCTTCGCGGATAATCCATTGTCCAGCTCCCGAGCGAGGGCGCAGCATTAATATTAATGGGGTTGGTTCCTGAGCTTCGAACGACAGTTCGCAACCAGCGTTGAGTTGCATATTGTGTATTGGATGAATGTTTTACAAGATAATCTTGAATCAGCCCTTTTTGTTCTAATCTCAGCATAAAAATACCCCAACCGTTTCCAGCTGGGGTATTTTTATAATTATTCTCAGTCTGACGCTTATACCGTCGCACGTTTTTTGCTGCGGGCAAACTGTTCGCGTGATTCAGTAATTGATTCCAGTTCTTCTTTCGAACCAACAATCGCGCTCTGGTATCGGCGAAGACCCGTTCCTGCCGGAATCAGGTGACCAACAATAACGTTTTCTTTCAGACCTTCCAGCATATCGCGCTTGCCACGGATAGAAGCTTCGCTTAATACTTTCGTTGTTTCCTGGAAGGAAGCTGCCGAAATGAAGCTATCAGTACCCAGCGACGACTGTGTAATACCCATCAGCGTTGGCTGCGAAACAGCGGCCATTGCATCACGGACAGTCACCAGCGTTAAATCACGACGTTTCAGGCTTGAGTTTTCATCGCGTAGCTGACGGCTCGTTACGATCTGACCGGGCTTGAAGTTTGGCGAATCGCCAGCGTCCATAACCACTTTCGCATCGAGAACTTTATCATTTTCCTCACGGAACGCCCACTTATCAACAACCTGACCTTCGAGGAAGTTTGTGTCTCCAGAGTCGATAATCTCAACTTTCTGCATCATTTGACGCACGATGGCTTCAATGTGTTTATCGTTGATTTTTACGCCTTGCAGACGGTATACTTCCTGAATTTCGTTCACGAGATACTCCTGAACGGCAGTCGGTCCTTTGATCGCCAGAATATCGCTTGGCGTGATGGCTCCGTCAGACAAAGGTGCACCGGCCCGTACGAAGTCATTGTCCTGTACAAGGATGAACTTCGACAGCGGCACGAGATACTTTTTCTTGGTGCCGTCTTTCGACTCGATGAAGATCTCGCGGTTACCCCGTTTGATCGTACCGTACGTAACAACACCATCAATTTCACTCACTACAGCCGGGTTCGATGGGTTCCGGGCTTCGAATAATTCCGTTACCCGTGGCAGACCACCCGTAATATCACGAGTTTTACCAACGTTACGTGGAATTTTAGCCAGTGGTTGACCAGCCTTAATTGATTGCCCTTCTTTTACAACAAGGCGCGAACCAACTGGCAGGTTATAGCCTTTTTGAAGCTGACCATTGCCGGTTTCGTCAAGATGCAGCAATAGTGAGCTTGTTCCACTTACCACAATGGCCGGGTTCTTGGCTTTATCACGGCTTTCGATAATCACCTTCTCCTGGAAGCCTGTCT comes from Spirosoma aureum and encodes:
- a CDS encoding SDR family NAD(P)-dependent oxidoreductase yields the protein MEQEISVDYANGAQQKPIHSGFTATSTTDDVIKGIDLSGKTAIVTGGYAGIGLETVKTFVEAGANVVVPARDVNKAAKNLEGIQNILIEPMDLMDSVSIDAFAKKFLSTNSPLHILVNNAGIMWVPLQRDARGYESQLATNHLGHFQLTARLWPALKKSGDARVISVSSFGHQMAPFNFEDPNFEHRTYETLVGYGQSKTANNLFAVELDSRAKAFGVRAFSLHPGSVNGTDLGRVAPMELFQQMGTHDNEGNLFPEVAQKLKTIPQGAATTVWCATSPQLANLGGVYCENADVAELDLGNIDHHYDDPLTLRGVKPYSIDAENAKRLWTLSEELTGVSFVTE
- a CDS encoding pirin family protein, whose amino-acid sequence is MATQRTISAMHTATPNNVGDGFIGLNAFHPQGSRPFNPFLLLDHHGPMTVQPSNKPKGVDEHPHRGFETVTIVYKGALEHRDSAGNHGKIFAGDVQWMTAASGIIHEEKHEKEFSRQGGQLDFVQLWVNLQAKDKMRPPRYQDIASSRIPTATLANGGQLRVIAGELSGLKGPAQTFSPVILADLSLSAGQSETIQVPTDYTLMVYVLSGSTALNGESLQRGQIALMNHDGESITLSTTTDAKLLILAGEPIHEPLAAYGPFVMNSREELLEAFNDFQAGRMGVLN
- a CDS encoding AraC family transcriptional regulator — protein: MGYQAYYIHPDLKLSSFDDKFYKADVLFEHHLLVWFISGETKIVQGDKVHWFGAGDILLFPRNQLVTVINYPKDGLPHQSVVMHLTKSRLTGFYAKNKVDVKQMQPPKFHTFDQHPLLKSCLASLIPYFELKESLPDTIAAIKIDEAITILRTIDPNIDHLLANFDEPGKLSLVDFMEQNYMFNMSMDKFGYLTGRSLTTFKRDFKKVFQTTPQKWLMDKRLELAHYQIREKKRKPSEVYLEAGFENLSHFGYAFRKRYGYAPTEIVN
- a CDS encoding DNA polymerase Y family protein; translation: MNRNRLTTHTSPTVLFVDMNSFFASCEQQENYWLRGRPVGVCVYTGRHGCVIAPSIEAKQKGVKTGMRLDQAMFLCPDLVPIETHPNRYREYHTKIIAVLRTFSDDVVPKSIDEAVVDLTSYQLVYKDMQLVARNIKQAIREKVGDYLQCSIGIAPNVFLAKLASDIQKPDGLTIITPDTIDNVLQTLSLTDLPGIGHRMAARLQAGGVYTPLDLRYASPDHLKAICKSIIGWHWHLRLNFGGEVDLQTNDANKSMSAMRTISAEQRHTPERLDELLQSLCLTLERRMVKQGVFCQDMSFSCRYHTGKTFNYEAHFPEPKQDGIELYQIIRERLDKFQAAHRCEPVLNELLRTMCVVVFRFIPTEVVPLSLFTDTTRKNKFRQTLYDLKTKFGPDKLVRATELRENPVYRDVIGFGNIKDL
- a CDS encoding transglutaminase domain-containing protein → MQLNAGCELSFEAQEPTPLILMLRPRSGAGQWIIREEYQITPAVNVTEFTDMYGNLCQRVVAPQGPFSIHFSATVQTADIIDVSIGAPYTPVEDLPDDVLHYTLPSRYCQSDQLGDLATEITSNSEPGYDQAEAIRRWIHTNIVYQYGTSDASTSAVDTANKRIGVCRDFTHLGISLCRSLNIPARMVVGYLYQLDPMDLHAWFEAYVDGRWFTFDATQDQPRGNRITVAYGRDAADVAFTTQFGAMTLNDMKVWVDAVEVESEEKNR
- a CDS encoding Fpg/Nei family DNA glycosylase; the protein is MPELPEVEIRRQYLETSSLYQPINHIEVEDKKLLTTDYNTLISTLEGRSFTGTRRIGKNLFVLTDDSNIIVHMHFGMTGDLQYYHASLDRPRFARIVFEFETNFNLGFLCPRKFERVGLIDNIDAFLQRKKIGKDGLDITLAELSERVKRKKAQIKPVLLDQSVVAGLGNWIVDEVLFQAFVHPEQHADSLTDEQLSQIHAATRLVLETAIRSEATYRDFPSSFLIHVREWDDSPYDDVEAHKFCPRCGTRIERIVVGGRTTFLCPKEQLLS